A single region of the Fusarium keratoplasticum isolate Fu6.1 chromosome 7, whole genome shotgun sequence genome encodes:
- a CDS encoding AB hydrolase-1 domain-containing protein — translation MSTQESAKTLYLVAEGTKYAYRIIGNASGGSPPLLMLNHVRSTIDTWDPQVINNLTASGRQLITYDYAGLGHSGGNIAPSIRAFAINLLAFLNVLLPTLHAKEVDVLGFSMGGYIAQQLTLDAPDIVRKLVLAGTGPSLGPNLERPMNEVQSTVFNPTPGPPTIEAFFPSFTTGEEGLAWFNRSTQSRAGVAGKNGEPEIAQFTTGDDLVKLTQAYLTWDADPVPYALLQTI, via the coding sequence ATGTCGACTCAGGAATCCGCCAAAACACTCTATTTGGTGGCCGAGGGCACCAAGTACGCATACCGAATCATCGGCAATGCGAGCGGGGGCTCTCCACCTCTCCTAATGCTCAACCACGTTCGATCAACCATTGACACTTGGGACCCTCAAGttatcaacaacctcaccgCAAGCGGTCGTCAGCTCATCACCTACGACTATGCCGGGCTTGGTCATAGTGGCGGCAACATTGCGCCCAGCATTCGGGCTTTTGCCATCAACTTGCTCGCTTTCCTCAATGTCCTCCTGCCGACTCTTCACGCTAAAGAGGTCGATGTACTTGGCTTCTCCATGGGCGGCTACATTGCTCAGCAGCTTACTCTCGACGCCCCTGACATCGTGCGCAAGCTGGTTCTCGCAGGTACTGGTCCTAGCCTTGGTCCTAATCTGGAACGCCCCATGAACGAGGTTCAATCCACTGTCTTCAACCCAACCCCTGGTCCACCTACCATCGAAGCCTTCTTTCCCTCGTTCACTACCGGCGAAGAGGGCCTCGCATGGTTCAACCGGAGCACCCAGTCACGAGCCGGCGTTGCTGGCAAGAATGGCGAGCCCGAAATTGCTCAGTTCACCACCGGGGAcgaccttgtcaagctcACTCAGGCATACCTGACTTGGGATGCCGATCCCGTCCCTTACGCCCTCCTCCAGACCATCTAG
- a CDS encoding Zn(2)-C6 fungal-type domain-containing protein → MSTESGSERTEPPQTRFRPSCLQCQRLKKKCDRQKPQCSLCLRHGRICLYGSRNGSTGDAESGVLGFPDQSIDSHQAPEQPFPAVFFLDSALFKRSVSKLPDQSFSLNPDLLSFVGNVAEDKAFVSSYFTYIHPWIPFMSKKLFMERVLNPLSPAKPEKTLLVAAVKLLASPPSGQEAQTAAYLSIKAALLRADRSGVLNFKIFQVMILVAIYEIGHAIYPAAYLMTGNCSRYGSALGLSKTVESFDAFEENQSLMEAEEKRRSWWAAVILDRFISLGCAERACLFPDPSSGSILPMDDALWEQGGHVERPMHRLSSPPTETMGRYGLTAQAAVLLGRVFQNIHDTSAMEGFQENEARILDSTLVALTNVSFQEGRFRGIGVCSPTTICFSARLLLHDESRYPSTRRRAISDPLTRINIEADIAAHMLRLADSVSGTRRCGIEEISPFCLEPMYRSGIVYARRYSETGQQEDQQAFETIKQGLRAMAGRWKAADAYVGLLEARELTGIL, encoded by the exons ATGAGTACTGAAAGCGGGAGTGAACGAACTGAACCGCCCCAAACGCGGTTTCGACCCTCTTGCCTTCAATGCCAgcggttgaagaagaagtgTGATCGGCAAAAGCCGCAGTGCTCTCTATGCTTGCG ACACGGTCGAATATGCTTGTATGGCTCAAGGAACGGTTCCACTGGGGATGCAGAGTCTGGTGTCTTGGGCTTCCCTGACCAGTCAATTGACAGCCATCAAGCGCCAGAACAACCATTTCCAGCTGTTTTCTTTCTCGACTCTGCTCTCTTCAAACGGTCTGTGAGCAAGCTACCAGACCAGAGTTTTTCTCTAAATCCTGACCTGCTTTCTTTTGTCGGCAATGTTGCCGAGGACAAAGCATTCGTCTCCTCATACTTCACCTACATTCATCCGTGGATACCATTCATGTCAAAAAAGCTATTCATGGAGAGAGTCTTAAACCCTCTCAGTCCAGCAAAGCCCGAAAAGACGCTTCTTGTAGCAGCTGTTAAACTGCTGGCCAGCCCACCTagcggccaagaagcacaaaCAGCTGCATACCTATCCATCAAGGCAGCCTTGCTTCGGGCCGACAGGTCCGGTGTTCTCAACTTCAAAATCTTCCAAGTCATGATTCTGGTGGCCATCTACGAGATTGGCCATGCCATTTATCCTGCGGCATATTTGATGACGGGGAACTGTAGTCGATATGGCAGTGCTCTAGGACTCAGCAAGACTGTGGAGAGTTTCGATGCTTTCGAGGAGAACCAGAGTCTTATGGAAGCTGAAGAAAAACGAAGGAGCTGGTGGGCTGCTGTGATTCTCGACCG TTTTATCAGTCTTGGGTGCGCGGAACGTGCTTGTTTGTTTCCAGACCCAAGCAGCGGCAGCATCCTCCCTATGGATGACGCTCTTTGGGAACAAGGC GGTCACGTTGAACGTCCGATGCATCGTCTTTCTTCACCACCCACTGAAACGATGGGCCGTTATGGCCTTACCGCGCAAGCAGCAGTTCTACTGGGAAGAGTTTTCCAAAACATTCATGATACCTCGGCAATGGAAGGATTCCAGGAAAACGAAGCAAGGATATTGGATAGTACCTTGGTTGCACTGACAAACGTGTCGTTTCAAGAGGGTCGATTCCGGGGCATAGGCGTTTGCAGCCCAACCACAATCTGCTTCAG CGCGAGACTTCTCCTCCACGACGAATCGCGGTACCCAAGCACCAGGCGTCGAGCAATATCCGACCCTTTGACCCGTATCAACATCGAAGCTGACATTGCAGCGCACATGCTGCGCTTGGCGGACAGTGTCAGTGGAACGAGACGCTGTGGTATTGAAGAAATATCTCCATTCTGTTTAGAGCCCATGTATCGCTCCGGCATTGTGTATGCCCGGAGGTACAGCGAGACCGGGCAACAAGAGGACCAGCAAGCGTTTGAAACGATCAAACAAGGACTTAGAGCGATGGCTGGTCGATGGAAGGCGGCAG ATGCTTACGTTGGTCTGCTCGAGGCTCGAGAGCTGACGGGTATTTTGTGA
- a CDS encoding GMC-OxRdtase-N domain-containing protein has protein sequence MGLYTEIPKETQEVDIVVAGGGTAGCIVAARLAEADPNLSILVIEGGQNNHNVPQVVYPALYLSHLKPTSKATLFYKSTKADQLAGREVVVASGGTLGGGSSINFLMYTRAQRSDFDSWGAKGWSAEELRPYLNKFETYHGSGESRHHGHDGPIHVSDGPFPAPKSAEDFIGAATKLGWPKVNDLQTLDANNGISPWLRYMSPDGKRQDTAHRYIHPKLEDGKHPNLHVLVESKVVRVLIDDQKRAVGVEYMSTQTPNAKLTVKARRLVVVSCGALGTPLVLERSGLGDPEVLNCAGVPLVMDLPGVGREYQDHNATIHPYRTNLEPHETLDGILSGRADVPSLIAKKDKILGWNGIDVASKLRPSEADVDALGPEFRATWDRDFKNNLDRPLMLTGLLSYFLGDHSAIPEGQYATVLNITAYPYSRGHIHITGPSLDDPLDFNVGFFTDADDIDLKKQLWAYKKQREIMRRTAMYRGELAMGHPPFPEGSAAACIETDAPLKDVQDIRYSAEDDKVIEDWLRFKVASPWHSLGTAKMGPRESFGVVNEQLSVHGIKGLKIADMSVSPKNMGANTENAALVIGEKAADIIISELGLKP, from the exons ATGGGGTTGTACACCGAGATCCCAAAGGAGACCCAAGAGGTCGACATCGTTGTTGCCGGAG GCGGAACGGCAGGATGCATCGTTGCGGCCAGACTGGCCGAGGCTGACCCCAACTTGTCCATTCTGGTCATTGAGGGAGGCCAAAACAACCACAATGTGCCCCAGGTCGTCTACCCGGCCCTCTACCTGTCGCACCTCAAGCCAACCAGCAAGGCAACCCTCTTCTACAAGAGCACAAAGGCTGACCAACTTGCCGGTCGCGAGGTTGTCGTGGCTTCCGGTGGGACTTTGGGCGGAGGCTCGTCAATCAACTTTCTCATGTACACCCGGGCTCAGAGATCCGATTTTGACTCTTGGGGGGCCAAGGGTTGGTCAGCAGAAGAGCTCCGGCCTTATCTCAACAAG TTCGAAACGTATCATGGCAGCGGTGAGAGTCGTCACCACGGCCATGACGGGCCTATCCACGTGTCGGACGGTCCTTTCCCTGCCCCCAAGTCCGCAGAAGACTTCATTGGCGCTGCCACGAAGCTTGGCTGGCCGAAAGTCAATGACTTGCAAACGTTGGATGCCAACAATGGCATAAGCCCTTGGCTACGGTACATGTCTCCTGATGGCAAGCGTCAAGACACGGCCCACAGGTACATTCATCCTAAACTAGAGGACGGAAAACACCCCAACCTCCACGTTCTTGTCGAGTCCAAAGTCGTCCGGGTCTTGATCGATGATCAGAAGCGAGCCGTTGGGGTCGAGTATATGTCCACTCAGACTCCAAACGCAAAACTCACCGTCAAGGCGCGTCGGTTGGTAGTCGTGTCTTGCGGTGCCCTCGGAACGCCCTTGGTTCTGGAGAGATCTGGTCTTGGTGACCCCGAGGTGCTCAACTGTGCGGGCGTGCCACTTGTGATGGACTTGCCAGGCGTTGGCCGCGAGTACCAGGACCACAATGCAACCATCCACCCGTACAGGACGAACCTTGAGCCGCATGAGACGCTGGACGGAATTCTCAGTGGCCGAGCCGATGTTCCTAGCCTCATTGCGAAGAAGGATAAAATCCTGGGTTGGAACGGCATCGATGTTGCATCCAAGCTTCGGCCAAGTGAGGCGGATGTTGATGCTCTTGGCCCGGAATTTCGCGCTACTTGGGACCGAGACTTTAAGAACAACCTTGATAGGCCTCTGATGCTTACGGGTCTACTGTCATA CTTTCTCGGAGATCATTCAGCCATTCCTGAAGGGCAGTATGCAACAGTACTCAACATCACGGCCTACCCGTATTCACGTGGACATATACACATCACTGGGCccagcctcgacgacccGTTGGACTTCAACGTTGGCTTCTTTACTGATGCCGATGATATCGAcctgaagaagcagctcTGGGCATACAAGAAGCAGCGTGAAATTATGCGACGCACAGCCATGTACCGTGGCGAGCTGGCTATGGGACACCCCCCCTTCCCTGAAGGGTCTGCAGCGGCGTGCATCGAAACGGATGCTCCCCTCAAAGACGTCCAAGACATCAGGTACTCAGCGGAAGACGACAAGGTTATCGAGGACTGGCTCCGCTTCAAGGTGGCCAGCCCCTGGCATTCTCTGGGCACGGCAAAGATGGGTCCTCGCGAGAGTTTCGGCGTTGTCAACGAACAGTTAAGTGTCCATGGCATTAAGGGACTCAAGATTGCCGATATGAGCGTCTCGCCAAAGAACATGGGCGCCAACACGGAGAATGCTGCTTTGGTGATTGGTGAGAAGGCAGCGGATATTATCATCAGCGAGTTGGGACTCAAGCCGTGA
- a CDS encoding MFS domain-containing protein produces the protein MSEPHQGRPSEDPEKGHSENDNRTEGSTRNSISDEHFEPPHSPLGEIAFIAIVCSAQLMTQAGLALSVVPMHIIGDSFGIDNPGQISWFTAAYSLTVGTFILIAGRLGDVFGYKRFFVGGFVWYGLWSLIAGFSVYSGPILFDFCRAMQGIGPAFMLPNAIAILSHAYEPGRRQDMVFSMFGATAPGGFVLGAVFSSLLSQRVWWPWAYWVMCAACLSFALAGFLIIPSSQHSLNRAPSSSSIWMRVDALGSITGVVALVLFNFAWNQGPTVGWTVPYTYITLILGALLFGLFYFIETKASHPLIPFGVLKVDSVFALGCIAAGWSSFGIFVLYIWNFLEILRQQTPLLTSAQFTVVAISGLCAALTTGVLLSRMPASAVMLIAMTCFTVGGILFSTLPIKQTYWAQTFVGLIILPWGMDMSFPAGTIILSRAMPKQHQGLAASLVNTVVNYSISIGLGFAGTVEYNVNDGGRDILLGYRGAWYVGVGLAGLGIVIALGYCLAEWYRRRGAR, from the coding sequence CCGAAAAGGGCCATTCCGAAAACGACAACAGAACTGAAGGATCAACAAGAAACTCGATCTCGGATGAACACTTTGAGCCACCACATTCGCCGCTTGGCGAGATAGCATTTATTGCCATCGTCTGCTCCGCCCAGCTCATGACCCAAGCCGGTCTTGCTCTCAGTGTTGTACCGATGCACATTATCGGAGACTCTTTCGGCATAGACAATCCCGGACAGATCAGCTGGTTTACCGCCGCATACTCCCTAACTGTCGGCACCTTCATTCTTATTGCCGGACGCTTGGGTGACGTTTTTGGCTACAAGCGCTTCTTTGTCGGCGGCTTCGTTTGGTATGGCCTATGGTCACTCATCGCCGGCTTTTCCGTCTACAGCGGTCCGATACTATTCGACTTCTGTAGAGCCATGCAAGGCATTGGCCCGGCATTTATGCTCcccaacgccatcgccatcttgaGCCATGCCTACGAGCCGGGCCGGCGTCAAGACATGGTGTTTAGCATGTTTGGCGCCACTGCGCCCGGGGGATTTGTCCTCGGAGCAGTATTCAGCAGCCTTCTAAGCCAGAGGGTCTGGTGGCCCTGGGCTTATTGGGTCATGTGCGCTGCTTGTCTTTCGTTTGCCCTGGCCGGCTTCCTCATTATTCCTTCCTCCCAGCATTCTCTTAACCGGgcaccttcatcatcaagtaTCTGGATGCGTGTGGATGCCCTAGGTTCCATCACTGGCGTGGTAGCGCTCGTTCTGTTCAACTTTGCCTGGAACCAGGGGCCTACCGTTGGATGGACCGTTCCTTATACTTATATCACGCTGATACTCGGCGCATTGCTCTTTGGTCTCTTCTATTTCATTGAGACCAAAGCAAGTCACCCACTCATACCCTTCGGCGTCCTGAAAGTGGACTCGGTATTCGCCCTGGGCTGTATCGCTGCAGGATGGTCAAGCTTCGGAATCTTCGTCCTCTACATCTGGAATTTCCTCGAGATTCTCCGTCAGCAGACACCACTCCTCACTTCGGCTCAGTTCACTGTCGTTGCCATCAGTGGCCTTTGCGCTGCTTTAACCACGGGTGTCCTCCTTAGTCGCATGCCTGCTTCGGCCGTCATGCTAATTGCAATGACCTGCTTCACCGTAGGAGGTATTCTCTTCTCGACTCTTCCTATTAAGCAGACCTACTGGGCCCAGACCTTTGTCGGCCTCATCATTCTTCCCTGGGGAATGGACATGTCTTTTCCAGCCGGGACCATCATTTTAAGTAGAGCCATGCCCAAACAGCATCAGGGGTTGGCTGCCTCTCTGGTCAATACCGTCGTTAACtactccatctccatcggTTTAGGATTTGCGGGTACTGTTGAGTATAATGTTAATGACGGGGGTCGAGATATTCTGCTTGGTTATCGTGGGGCGTGGTATGTGGGTGTTGGACTTGCAGGCCTTGGAATCGTGATTGCTCTCGGATACTGTCTGGCAGAATGGTATCGAAGACGGGGCGCGAGATGa
- a CDS encoding N-acetyltransferase domain-containing protein: MAAVDYTFFHVSKTTSIEESARLYRDLRLKALQTSPESFSSTYEIESAFTEDDWIKRLLEGDRENFVCAATTHGADSAPSVEWVGQLTIRGPVSRADYTLPEASGQPAPGLDEGEERWQMLSLFTLSEHRGKGLGQKLCQEALSYLQHTRQSPNILVRLMVKPQNTVTVHLYEKLGFETVGKCTLAEALVANGDGHLLPEDTADPKYSTRAGLIMTLRISRT; the protein is encoded by the coding sequence ATGGCGGCAGTCGACTACACCTTCTTTCATGTCTCAAAGACGACTTCAATCGAGGAATCAGCAAGGCTGTACCGCGATCTGCGTCTCAAAGCACTTCAGACGTCCCCTGAGTCATTCTCGTCCACCTACGAGATTGAGTCTGCTTTCACTGAGGATGATTGGATCAAGCGGCTCCTTGAGGGGGACCGAGAAAACTTTGTCTGTGCTGCCACGACTCACGGAGCCGACTCTGCTCCCTCTGTGGAGTGGGTTGGCCAGCTTACTATCCGGGGACCTGTCAGTCGGGCGGATTATACTCTCCCAGAAGCCTCTGGGCAACCCGCCCCAGGCTTGGATGAAGGGGAAGAGCGCTGGCAGATGCTGAGTCTCTTCACTTTGAGTGAGCACCGCGGCAAGGGTTTGGGCCAAAAGCTTTGTCAGGAGGCATTGAGCTATCTTCAACACACACGACAATCACCAAATATCCTTGTCAGGCTGATGGTTAAGCCCCAAAACACTGTGACGGTGCACCTCTACGAGAAGCTCGGGTTTGAAACGGTTGGAAAGTGCACGCTTGCAGAGGCACTCGTGGCTAACGGGGATGGGCACTTACTTCCTGAGGACACTGCGGACCCCAAGTACTCTACTCGCGCTGGCTTAATTATGACACTTCGGATTTCTCGTACCTAG
- a CDS encoding Zn(2)-C6 fungal-type domain-containing protein: MSLSHGQQGAPEPSSKRRRIRKACIPCRQRKRKCDGSSPCGMCTAYGYSCEYAHDDSPLAPFASQPPGNSSKSPNLNPPSNKSPEAVNSTTSRQERTPPAFEGGMLDERQPRYVNVSSAIAFPHILGLHLESEKPPTLHSFGYNFGIRPEEKSIPHGDLAELISEAELVAFSDTFFTVFGVIFDLLDQSTFLQQCRLYYQGQLRDGVFAAVAAGVAAIGSFLSFNHGHDREVDIVHFAKTVLEDPAATRRASVQLVVGWSLRAAYLRFTTRPNNSWIASCTAMHLAEAVGLHEEENISKIANMAGASASGFDPDRLRRIFWCSWSFHIITCYEYGRSAVSFPRVSCSSINPIPGSFAYQHVRMAEILPSPNSTFCLADKPQDLGQEMLERMKALNEAPLGHPFLSLTKADLTFYLYRRMRQLKSPVTDEVIQLITMAGNNAVEAACQQVQKGHLFFNALGSVFQYACVLLALDNPLASSNLDGAFEGLETIVSIVDTRLTREALNTARHLLKASIQKKKQQASTLEAVEARFTDTEMPPGLLDMTLDWDQILNEPYMSFFDPPEV; encoded by the coding sequence ATGAGCCTCAGCCATGGTCAGCAAGGTGCTCCAGAACCATCGTCAAAACGGCGGCGTATAAGAAAGGCATGCATTCCTTGTCGTCAACGAAAACGCAAATGTGATGGCAGCTCACCTTGTGGAATGTGCACCGCCTATGGCTACTCTTGCGAGTACGCCCATGACGACAGTCCTCTGGCTCCATTCGCCTCGCAGCCCCCTGGGAATTCATCAAAGAGTCCCAATTTGAACCCCCCAAGCAACAAAAGCCCCGAAGCTGTGAACTCGACCACTTCGCGACAAGAGAGGACTCCTCCTGCATTTGAAGGTGGCATGCTGGATGAGCGACAACCGCGTTATGTGAATGTCTCCTCAGCGATTGCATTCCCTCACATTCTTGGGCTGCACTTGGAGTCAGAGAAACCTCCAACTCTGCATTCATTTGGCTACAACTTTGGCATTCGACCTGAAGAAAAGTCCATCCCGCATGGGGACCTGGCAGAACTGATATCTGAAGCAGAGTTGGTGGCGTTTTCTGACACCTTCTTTACAGTCTTTGGCGTCATCTTCGATCTCCTAGACCAGAGCACATTCCTCCAGCAGTGCCGGCTCTATTACCAAGGCCAACTCCGCGATGGTGTCTTCGCCGCCGTGGCAGCTGGTGTTGCAGCAATTGGGtcctttctctctttcaaccatggccatgatcgCGAGGTTGACATCGTTCACTTTGCTAAGACGGTTCTTGAGGACCCAGCAGCAACACGCAGAGCCTCTGTGCAACTGGTTGTCGGTTGGTCTCTGCGCGCGGCATACCTACGATTCACGACCAGACCCAACAACTCTTGGATAGCTTCATGCACGGCAATGCATCTGGCAGAAGCCGTAGGTCtacatgaagaagagaatatTTCCAAGATTGCGAATATGGCAGGTGCTTCGGCGTCAGGCTTCGACCCGGATAGACTTAGACGCATCTTTTGGTGTTCCTGGTCTTTTCACATTATTACTTGCTACGAGTATGGCCGCTCTGCTGTTAGTTTCCCCAGAGTATCGTGCAGTAGTATCAACCCCATTCCTGGATCATTTGCCTACCAGCACGTACGAATGGCCGAGATCTTGCCATCACCAAACTCGACATTTTGTCTGGCAGATAAGCCTCAAGACTTGGGACAAGAAATGCTAGAGCGCATGAAAGCTCTGAATGAAGCTCCCTTGGGTCACCCGTTCTTGAGTTTAACCAAGGCAGACCTGACGTTCTACCTATATCGACGCATGCGTCAACTAAAAAGCCCCGTCACGGATGAAGTCATTCAACTCATCACTATGGCAGGGAATAATGCTGTCGAGGCAGCATGCCAACAGGTCCAAAAAGGacatctcttcttcaacgctCTGGGGAGCGTGTTTCAGTATGCATGTGTTCTCCTGGCCCTCGATAACCCCCTGGCATCTTCTAATCTGGATGGCGCATtcgagggccttgagacCATAGTCAGTATTGTGGACACAAGATTGACACGGGAAGCTCTAAATACGGCACGACACCTTTTGAAAGCCAGCATTCAGAAGAAAAAGCAGCAAGCTTCGACTCTAgaggccgtcgaggccagGTTCACAGACACAGAGATGCCACCTGGGTTATTAGACATGACCCTGGACTGGGACCAGATCTTGAACGAACCGTACATGTCTTTTTTCGATCCACCGGAGGTATGA